A window of the Falco biarmicus isolate bFalBia1 chromosome 10, bFalBia1.pri, whole genome shotgun sequence genome harbors these coding sequences:
- the CALCB gene encoding calcitonin gene-related peptide 2 isoform X1: MVMLKISSFLAVYALVVCQMDSFQAAPVRPGLESVTDRVTLSDYEARRLLNALVKEFIQMTAEELEQASEGNSLDRPISKRCASLSTCVLGKLSQELHKLQTYPRTDVGAGTPGKKRNVLSDLEHERYANYGDPLGNN; encoded by the exons ATGGTTATGCTGAAGATTTCATCTTTCCTTGCTGTTTATGCCTTGGTTGTGTGCCAGATGGATAGCTTCCAGGCAGCCCCAGTCAG ACCTGGCTTGGAGTCCGTAACAGATCGAGTGACGCTCAGTGATTACGAAGCTCGGAGGTTATTAAATGCGCTGGTGAAAGAGTTCATACAGAtgacagcagaagagctggagCAAGCCTCTGAGGGAAACAG CCTGGATAGACCTATTTCCAAACGCTGTGCCAGTCTGAGTACTTGTGTGCTGGGCAAACTGTCTCAAGAATTGCACAAATTGCAAACTTACCCTCGCACTGACGTCGGGGCTGGAACTCCTGGCAAGAAACGAAATGTGCTGAGTGACCTGGAACATGAACGCTATGCAAACTATGGGGACCCCCTAGGAAACAACTAG
- the CALCB gene encoding calcitonin gene-related peptide 2 isoform X2, whose amino-acid sequence MVMLKISSFLAVYALVVCQMDSFQAAPVRPGLESVTDRVTLSDYEARRLLNALVKEFIQMTAEELEQASEGNSSVTAQKRACNTATCVTHRLADFLSRSGGVGKNNFVPTNVGSKAFGRRRRSIQI is encoded by the exons ATGGTTATGCTGAAGATTTCATCTTTCCTTGCTGTTTATGCCTTGGTTGTGTGCCAGATGGATAGCTTCCAGGCAGCCCCAGTCAG ACCTGGCTTGGAGTCCGTAACAGATCGAGTGACGCTCAGTGATTACGAAGCTCGGAGGTTATTAAATGCGCTGGTGAAAGAGTTCATACAGAtgacagcagaagagctggagCAAGCCTCTGAGGGAAACAG CAGTGTAACGGCACAGAAGAGGGCGTGCAACACAGCAACCTGTGTGACCCATCGTCTGGCGGACTTCCTGAGCAGGTCGGGAGGAGTGGGCAAGAACAACTTTGTACCAACCAACGTGGGATCCAAGGCCTTTGGCAGGCGAAGAAGAAGCATTCAGATATAA
- the CALCB gene encoding calcitonin gene-related peptide 2 isoform X3, which translates to MVMLKISSFLAVYALVVCQMDSFQAAPVRPGLESVTDRVTLSDYEARRLLNALVKEFIQMTAEELEQASEGNSVTAQKRACNTATCVTHRLADFLSRSGGVGKNNFVPTNVGSKAFGRRRRSIQI; encoded by the exons ATGGTTATGCTGAAGATTTCATCTTTCCTTGCTGTTTATGCCTTGGTTGTGTGCCAGATGGATAGCTTCCAGGCAGCCCCAGTCAG ACCTGGCTTGGAGTCCGTAACAGATCGAGTGACGCTCAGTGATTACGAAGCTCGGAGGTTATTAAATGCGCTGGTGAAAGAGTTCATACAGAtgacagcagaagagctggagCAAGCCTCTGAGGGAAACAG TGTAACGGCACAGAAGAGGGCGTGCAACACAGCAACCTGTGTGACCCATCGTCTGGCGGACTTCCTGAGCAGGTCGGGAGGAGTGGGCAAGAACAACTTTGTACCAACCAACGTGGGATCCAAGGCCTTTGGCAGGCGAAGAAGAAGCATTCAGATATAA